A DNA window from Desulfatiglans sp. contains the following coding sequences:
- a CDS encoding thioredoxin domain-containing protein: protein MHIRLVITAALIFLMVSDVASPVFAAEQATEKKKNGMESSSVQEAINKDKEMINMIMQQNQPPRQPDPIVKDVEFDIAGNQVMGSNKARLIIVQFSDYSCSHCSFHTRETLPDIQKHFIDTGKLRYVVIDYPLLSDLPSVTASEAAHCASDQGKFWEMHEELMFNQTKMADIKGIASSINLDMPDFRVCMEIKKHADTVTKNVALADKLRIPSVPGFILGKVDPENPEKVKGATYIRGAKPFAIFQDAIEKTLAEIER, encoded by the coding sequence ATGCATATAAGGCTTGTCATAACAGCCGCTCTAATCTTTTTAATGGTATCAGATGTTGCCTCTCCTGTATTTGCTGCGGAGCAGGCGACTGAAAAGAAAAAAAATGGAATGGAATCAAGCTCTGTACAGGAGGCCATAAACAAAGACAAAGAGATGATCAATATGATCATGCAACAGAATCAGCCTCCAAGGCAGCCGGACCCTATTGTAAAGGATGTTGAGTTTGATATTGCAGGTAATCAGGTCATGGGGAGTAATAAAGCCCGGCTTATAATTGTGCAATTCTCAGACTATTCATGCAGCCATTGTTCATTTCATACAAGAGAGACCCTGCCTGATATACAGAAGCACTTTATTGATACCGGGAAACTTCGCTATGTGGTTATAGATTATCCTTTGCTGTCAGACCTCCCTTCTGTGACAGCATCTGAGGCGGCACACTGTGCATCTGATCAGGGTAAATTCTGGGAGATGCATGAAGAGCTCATGTTTAATCAGACCAAAATGGCAGACATAAAAGGTATTGCATCCTCTATTAATCTTGACATGCCTGATTTCAGGGTCTGCATGGAGATAAAAAAACATGCTGATACAGTCACTAAAAATGTAGCCCTTGCTGATAAGCTTCGCATACCGAGTGTGCCGGGGTTTATACTTGGGAAAGTCGATCCGGAAAATCCCGAAAAGGTGAAGGGGGCAACCTATATCCGCGGCGCAAAACCATTTGCCATATTCCAGGATGCAATAGAAAAGACGCTTGCAGAGATTGAAAGATAA
- a CDS encoding carbohydrate kinase family protein, giving the protein MKTIISGSMAYDRIMEFPAGFSECILPEKIDNLNVCFTVNGMKERFGGTAGNIAYALRLMGEAPEISAAIGQDHAKYIDWLRKNNISTGMIKIIDKDFTAGAFITTDKTGNQITVFNIGAMGNSSCLDFNSLDPKNTIIIISPGNLDDMVNYPNHCKEKGIRYIFDPGQQIPVIPPEALEKSIDGAMILICNEYELDMIMNITGLNRDALLKRAETIIVTKGEEGSVIFTQDSKIEIPAVRAIRVLDPTGAGDAYRGGLISGIVRGMGLRESAILGSVCASFAVECYGTQEYTFTKDEFQKRLDEVTR; this is encoded by the coding sequence ATGAAAACAATTATTTCCGGTTCTATGGCTTATGACAGAATAATGGAGTTTCCGGCAGGATTCTCCGAATGTATATTACCCGAAAAGATAGATAACCTTAATGTATGCTTCACTGTTAACGGCATGAAGGAGAGGTTTGGCGGCACAGCAGGCAATATTGCCTATGCCCTCAGGCTCATGGGTGAAGCGCCTGAGATCTCTGCCGCCATTGGTCAGGATCATGCAAAATACATTGACTGGCTCAGAAAAAACAATATCTCTACAGGCATGATCAAAATTATTGATAAGGATTTCACAGCAGGGGCATTCATTACCACCGATAAAACAGGCAACCAGATAACCGTATTTAACATCGGCGCAATGGGCAATTCATCATGCCTTGATTTTAACAGCCTTGACCCTAAAAATACCATCATTATAATATCACCGGGTAATCTGGATGACATGGTCAACTATCCGAACCATTGCAAGGAGAAGGGGATAAGGTATATCTTTGACCCGGGTCAGCAGATACCGGTTATACCCCCTGAGGCACTTGAAAAATCCATTGATGGGGCTATGATACTTATTTGCAATGAATATGAACTTGACATGATCATGAATATTACCGGGCTTAATAGAGATGCCCTTCTTAAACGGGCTGAGACCATAATTGTTACAAAGGGAGAAGAAGGCTCAGTAATCTTCACACAGGATAGTAAAATAGAGATACCTGCTGTGCGTGCAATTCGTGTGCTTGACCCGACTGGCGCAGGCGATGCTTACAGGGGCGGGCTTATAAGCGGAATTGTAAGGGGAATGGGGCTTAGAGAGAGCGCTATACTTGGCAGCGTATGCGCCTCCTTTGCAGTTGAATGTTATGGGACACAGGAATATACTTTTACCAAGGATGAATTTCAAAAAAGACTGGATGAGGTTACTAGATAG
- a CDS encoding DUF4272 domain-containing protein yields the protein MTQTKEWAEAIGINTQDILPPSEDINESYWRTAGEVAIRILLLHSIVAAGSGIDRRTITSWLQDQNLWEHASPHEQTVLLSPRVFREDRSASQWLQEAQWALLWTINKVEALGLPTKTCNSIRLVDEIMPTLGGNIDQFISTAEFRPAPEINAENDRISRLYLNYNKAADKGEAPDDLIYGVLANRYHAFRWLTSDDPWDDVKMDITES from the coding sequence ATGACACAGACTAAGGAATGGGCAGAGGCAATTGGAATCAATACACAGGATATCTTACCCCCCTCGGAAGATATCAATGAGAGCTACTGGAGAACTGCAGGGGAGGTCGCCATTCGAATCCTGTTGCTTCATTCAATTGTGGCAGCCGGCTCAGGCATAGACAGAAGGACTATTACTTCATGGTTGCAGGATCAGAACCTGTGGGAGCATGCATCACCACATGAGCAGACAGTGCTTCTCTCCCCAAGGGTCTTCAGAGAGGACAGGTCCGCTTCACAGTGGCTTCAGGAGGCGCAATGGGCGCTGTTATGGACTATCAATAAGGTTGAAGCCCTCGGCCTTCCGACAAAAACATGTAACAGTATCAGGCTGGTTGATGAGATTATGCCTACCCTCGGCGGCAATATAGACCAGTTCATCTCCACCGCAGAATTCCGGCCTGCCCCGGAGATAAATGCGGAAAATGACCGAATCAGCAGGCTGTACCTGAACTACAATAAGGCAGCCGATAAAGGCGAGGCACCTGATGACCTTATCTACGGGGTGCTGGCAAACCGTTATCACGCCTTCAGGTGGCTTACAAGTGATGACCCATGGGATGATGTGAAAATGGACATCACAGAGTCATAA
- a CDS encoding ribonuclease Z, translating into MRIKMLGTGGAINDGLPYNSFIVDNTLLVETPPDIMNSLYREGIERRDISTIYISHFHADHCFGLPFLLLKNFFDGYTNTIDVYGSEDIRQRVLDLCALAFGPESRMLNWVNTYVRCHEVKEGKEVTACSKYRLIPIRMFHSEETYGFNLDSEGKRLLYIADSYWDMSLLRYMDDVDTILIDLNGEKSDTVKVHISEDDLVEHALPYLKNREVIFYGTHLKFSKVSSNKKIRYLKPGDELII; encoded by the coding sequence ATGAGAATAAAAATGCTCGGAACAGGAGGGGCAATAAATGACGGGCTCCCATATAACTCATTCATTGTTGATAATACCCTTCTTGTTGAAACCCCGCCCGATATCATGAACAGCCTTTACAGGGAGGGTATAGAGAGAAGGGATATATCGACAATATATATATCTCATTTCCATGCAGACCACTGTTTCGGGCTTCCATTCCTTCTTTTAAAAAATTTTTTTGACGGGTATACAAATACAATAGATGTTTATGGATCTGAAGATATTAGGCAAAGGGTATTAGATTTGTGTGCTCTTGCCTTCGGGCCTGAAAGCAGGATGCTAAACTGGGTAAACACATATGTCAGGTGCCATGAGGTCAAAGAGGGTAAAGAGGTAACAGCCTGTTCAAAATACAGACTCATTCCCATAAGGATGTTTCATTCTGAAGAGACGTACGGTTTCAATCTGGATTCAGAAGGAAAAAGGCTTCTGTATATAGCTGACTCATACTGGGATATGAGCCTGCTTAGATACATGGATGATGTGGACACCATTCTGATAGACCTGAATGGCGAAAAATCCGACACTGTAAAGGTGCATATATCTGAGGATGACCTTGTAGAACATGCACTCCCTTACTTAAAAAACAGAGAGGTTATTTTTTACGGCACGCACCTCAAATTCAGCAAGGTATCATCAAACAAGAAGATAAGGTACCTTAAGCCTGGAGATGAGTTAATTATCTAA
- a CDS encoding response regulator — translation MGNKFSEYASSLKGRITLMFVVLAFVIEISIALYWLYFMMPHIESDIESNIKALAQTQSNAIANSLSDGEINKEKIISTIDDLFLLRDSVTGTPFVSGIELIMDYDVLKDVQEGSLDISRWQDVETKNTDDDYYNVEIPLFSLNTKELLGIARFHCSKYSFRHFEKSVKKSFIAATCGTIVLLFASWMILLYLLKPLQFLAESLAAGNIREIEPVSSRCRVVSSEIRLVDMKLAELLGKVNEYTGELEALNRTLWDSEEKYRQFLQNFVGIAYQADQESLKFMMIHGYVKDISGYDDWEILEKKLTLRELIHPEDIKKVMADIDNLKEGTVQVIDNEYRISRKDGKVKWVRDICRINPGEGKKSFIQGAFYDITESKNLESRLYQAQKMESIGTLAGGIAHDFNNILGIILGNAELTQITISEGGPVGEFIDEIKTACLRAKKMVEQILVFSRKSDQEFSPISINRVIRESINLIRATIPSTISISVNIPESDDNIIGDSTQISQVMLNLCANSAHAMRETGGALDISVIRFGARDRERIKYYDLPNGEYAELIVKDTGHGILPDIMERIFDPYFTTKGVGEGSGMGLAVVHGIVTVHNGKIRVESIPGKGTTIRVVFPVVNEQPEKENESSGTLFGGSESILIIDDEKSIVTLLTYLFERLGYRVTSGTDPVETCKVFENDPNRFDLIITDMTMPKMTGFDLTRRVKALRADIPVILCTGYSDLIDEQRAAEAGIAKYIMKPLALYNVAETVRRVLDNRVT, via the coding sequence ATGGGCAATAAGTTTTCTGAATATGCGTCCTCCCTGAAGGGCCGGATCACACTTATGTTTGTGGTGCTGGCATTTGTGATTGAGATATCCATTGCACTTTACTGGCTCTATTTTATGATGCCTCATATAGAGAGTGATATAGAGTCAAATATCAAGGCACTTGCACAGACCCAGAGCAACGCTATTGCAAACTCTCTCTCAGATGGAGAAATAAACAAGGAAAAGATCATCAGCACTATAGATGATCTATTTCTGCTCAGGGATTCTGTTACAGGCACACCTTTTGTTTCAGGCATTGAGCTTATAATGGATTATGATGTCTTAAAAGATGTGCAAGAGGGTTCGCTTGATATAAGCAGATGGCAGGATGTTGAGACTAAAAACACAGATGATGATTATTACAATGTTGAGATACCCCTTTTTTCTCTTAACACAAAAGAGCTGCTTGGCATTGCCCGTTTTCATTGCAGTAAATATTCATTCAGGCATTTTGAGAAAAGTGTAAAAAAGAGTTTTATAGCTGCCACCTGCGGGACAATAGTGCTTCTTTTTGCATCATGGATGATCCTTCTGTACCTGCTTAAACCACTTCAGTTTCTGGCTGAATCACTGGCAGCGGGCAATATCAGGGAGATAGAGCCTGTCTCATCCCGCTGCAGGGTCGTAAGCAGTGAGATACGTCTTGTTGATATGAAACTTGCAGAACTTTTAGGAAAGGTCAATGAGTATACAGGTGAACTGGAGGCGCTTAATCGTACCTTATGGGACAGCGAAGAAAAATATCGTCAGTTTTTGCAGAACTTTGTAGGCATTGCCTATCAGGCAGATCAGGAGAGTCTTAAATTTATGATGATTCACGGTTATGTGAAGGATATATCCGGTTATGATGATTGGGAAATTCTTGAAAAGAAGCTGACATTAAGAGAGTTGATTCATCCTGAAGATATCAAGAAAGTCATGGCTGATATTGATAATCTAAAGGAGGGCACTGTACAGGTTATAGATAATGAATACAGGATAAGCCGCAAAGATGGCAAGGTAAAGTGGGTAAGGGATATTTGCCGGATAAACCCCGGAGAGGGAAAGAAGAGCTTTATTCAGGGCGCTTTTTATGACATCACCGAAAGCAAGAACCTTGAATCTAGGCTATATCAGGCGCAGAAGATGGAATCAATCGGCACGCTGGCCGGAGGCATTGCGCATGATTTTAACAATATCCTTGGCATTATCCTTGGCAATGCGGAGCTTACCCAGATCACCATATCAGAAGGGGGGCCTGTCGGAGAGTTTATTGATGAGATAAAGACCGCATGTCTCAGGGCAAAAAAGATGGTTGAGCAGATACTTGTCTTCAGCCGTAAAAGCGATCAGGAGTTTAGCCCCATAAGCATAAACAGGGTAATAAGGGAATCTATAAATCTGATCAGGGCCACAATACCTTCAACAATATCAATATCCGTAAATATCCCTGAGTCTGATGACAATATAATAGGCGACTCAACCCAGATAAGCCAGGTGATGCTTAACCTTTGCGCAAACTCCGCACATGCCATGCGTGAAACCGGAGGAGCACTCGATATTTCAGTCATAAGATTCGGCGCCAGGGACAGGGAAAGGATAAAATATTATGACCTTCCCAATGGTGAGTACGCAGAGCTGATAGTGAAGGATACAGGGCATGGCATTCTGCCTGATATTATGGAGCGCATATTTGACCCCTATTTTACAACAAAAGGGGTGGGAGAGGGCAGTGGTATGGGGCTTGCTGTTGTGCATGGTATAGTGACAGTCCATAATGGAAAGATCCGCGTTGAAAGCATCCCAGGTAAAGGCACAACAATAAGGGTAGTTTTCCCGGTTGTTAATGAGCAGCCTGAAAAGGAAAATGAATCATCAGGCACACTTTTTGGTGGAAGTGAAAGTATACTCATTATAGATGATGAAAAGAGTATCGTAACATTGCTCACCTACCTCTTTGAAAGGCTTGGATATAGAGTAACATCAGGGACAGACCCCGTCGAGACCTGCAAAGTATTTGAGAATGATCCAAATAGGTTTGACCTTATTATTACAGACATGACCATGCCCAAAATGACAGGGTTTGACCTTACCAGAAGGGTAAAGGCATTAAGGGCCGATATCCCAGTTATACTCTGCACCGGTTACAGTGATCTTATTGATGAACAGAGGGCGGCTGAAGCAGGCATTGCAAAATATATAATGAAGCCACTTGCTTTATATAACGTGGCGGAAACAGTGCGTCGGGTGCTGGATAACAGGGTGACTTAG
- a CDS encoding TonB-dependent receptor, with the protein MKKIACSPLAALLILILVLLISPILSATSEQVIPKEESSQPQSDEDEEEFTRLIQFIDKYTEIATKTKLNVDFVPGMVTVLRGEDLKVRGIHNVWEAMSFVPGMDISINNMGLRDVLVRGIGNTISSGNLKIQLNGISMNSALWGKAYPALDIPVEQIDRIEIIRGPGSAVHGEFASTGVVNIITLNKGRQVTGGVGRYDSYHGSALYSYSNEARAIDFSLNLAAFDTDGADVISGTDQLYGMGMGDISNAPGPVNEVRDVSNAIMGFSFKGLNLTGYYLNEGQGDYYGFLGSLPPPHSSTAFRFKNYGGQIKQEIYMIENLLFEYNLGFFHHRFSSALTFQQPPGFIGIYTEGMAAAPFYMEDRIDAGVDFTYAGWKKHTVKFGAAFANTEIDSAWHDTNYIPSTGAPISPVSRFTGTENWIEEGMDRTLINITLQDEYKINDMVSITGGLRYDHYDDVGSELSPRIAAVWRVTQNHIIKTQYARAFCPPTFNQLYSKNNPYLVGNPAIDPETIDTMELSYLYRDELTMGRLTYFYSELDKLISAGGGTYSNTGSTKISGAELEVEYKFLERFKLDSNISYSHSNNSITGGSIPEVAEWLGDLGVIFEPGRDMAFNLQYSYVGKRNRAVTDTRAKLKGYHTVDATVSLYNLLTPGLTLRCGMKNILNEDVYYAAPEYLYFNDYPRPGREWWTKITYEF; encoded by the coding sequence ATGAAAAAAATTGCATGCAGCCCTCTTGCGGCCTTATTAATTCTGATCCTGGTTCTTCTTATTTCACCCATCTTATCAGCGACATCAGAGCAGGTCATCCCAAAAGAAGAGAGCAGTCAGCCCCAGTCAGATGAGGATGAAGAGGAGTTCACCCGCCTTATACAGTTTATTGACAAATATACTGAGATAGCTACTAAAACCAAGCTCAACGTGGATTTTGTGCCGGGCATGGTAACAGTCTTGAGAGGTGAAGACCTGAAGGTGCGCGGCATCCATAATGTATGGGAGGCAATGAGCTTTGTCCCCGGCATGGATATCAGCATAAACAATATGGGTTTGAGAGATGTCCTTGTAAGGGGCATAGGAAATACCATTTCATCGGGCAACCTGAAGATCCAGCTCAATGGCATATCCATGAATTCAGCCCTGTGGGGCAAGGCATACCCTGCGCTTGATATACCCGTGGAGCAGATCGACAGGATCGAGATAATCAGGGGGCCTGGATCTGCTGTTCACGGTGAATTTGCAAGCACCGGCGTTGTCAACATCATTACACTCAATAAAGGCCGACAGGTGACCGGCGGGGTTGGCCGTTATGACTCATATCACGGGAGCGCATTATATTCATATTCCAATGAGGCACGCGCAATAGACTTCAGCCTTAATCTTGCTGCCTTTGATACAGATGGCGCAGATGTTATCTCAGGTACTGATCAATTGTATGGAATGGGCATGGGGGATATCTCCAATGCACCGGGGCCTGTTAATGAAGTAAGGGATGTGAGCAATGCGATTATGGGGTTTTCCTTTAAGGGCCTGAATCTTACCGGATATTATCTGAATGAGGGCCAGGGGGATTATTACGGGTTTCTGGGATCTCTACCACCTCCTCACAGCAGCACTGCCTTCAGGTTCAAGAACTATGGAGGACAGATAAAACAGGAAATTTATATGATAGAAAATCTCCTGTTTGAGTATAACCTGGGGTTTTTCCACCATAGATTCAGCTCAGCCCTTACATTTCAGCAGCCTCCAGGTTTTATCGGCATCTATACAGAGGGGATGGCGGCAGCCCCATTTTATATGGAAGATAGAATTGATGCAGGGGTTGATTTCACCTATGCAGGTTGGAAGAAGCATACTGTAAAATTTGGCGCAGCCTTTGCAAATACTGAAATAGACAGCGCCTGGCATGATACAAATTACATACCCTCAACAGGCGCGCCAATCAGCCCTGTTTCAAGATTCACAGGCACTGAAAACTGGATCGAGGAGGGGATGGACAGGACCCTCATCAATATTACCCTTCAGGATGAATATAAGATTAATGATATGGTTTCCATCACTGGCGGGCTCAGGTATGATCATTATGATGATGTGGGTTCAGAACTCTCTCCAAGAATCGCAGCGGTCTGGAGGGTAACACAAAACCATATTATAAAGACCCAGTATGCAAGGGCATTTTGCCCCCCGACCTTTAACCAGCTCTATTCAAAGAATAACCCATATCTGGTGGGTAATCCCGCAATTGATCCGGAAACGATCGATACTATGGAACTTAGCTACCTCTATCGTGATGAACTTACGATGGGGAGATTAACCTATTTTTATTCGGAGCTTGATAAACTGATTAGCGCAGGCGGGGGCACATATTCAAATACCGGCTCGACTAAAATTTCAGGGGCTGAACTGGAGGTTGAGTATAAATTTCTTGAAAGATTCAAGCTTGACAGCAATATCTCCTATTCACATTCAAATAACAGTATCACAGGGGGCTCTATCCCTGAGGTGGCTGAATGGCTTGGGGATCTGGGCGTCATATTTGAACCCGGCAGGGACATGGCCTTTAACCTTCAATACAGCTATGTTGGCAAACGAAACAGGGCAGTAACTGATACAAGGGCAAAATTAAAGGGGTATCACACTGTTGACGCTACTGTAAGCCTGTACAACCTTTTAACACCGGGATTGACCTTAAGGTGCGGGATGAAAAATATCCTTAATGAAGATGTGTATTATGCAGCCCCGGAATATCTGTACTTTAATGACTATCCAAGACCGGGAAGAGAGTGGTGGACAAAGATAACATATGAATTCTAA
- a CDS encoding RNA-binding transcriptional accessory protein codes for MSIEHELKIAEELGLKQIQVDAVARLLEDGATVPFIARYRKEATGTLDEVAIINIRDRLEQLKELDKRRESILESLKERELLTEELNNKIINAQTMSELEDIYLPFRPKKRTRAIIAKEKGLEPLADIIWAQLAETDPIAEAAKFIDAEKGVGSADDALSGARDIIAEKINEDQAAREAMRGFFMEKSMFQTSLIKGKETEGAKFKDYFEWSEPVTSAPSHRVLAMRRGEKEGFITMKVTPPQDDAVKILERLFVKGESPASAQVLEAVNDCYKRLLSMSMETEVRLETKKRADDTAISVFSNNLRELLLAPFLGQKRVMAIDPGIRTGCKVVCLDAQGKLLYQETIYPSGSAEAIRSAENTIRVLCVKYNVEAIAIGNGTAGRETETFVRGLGLPGDIIISMVNESGASVYSASDVARQEFPDLDISYRGAVSIGRRLMDPLAELVKIDPKSIGVGQYQHDVNQQSLKEGLDDVVISCVNRVGVEVNTASEQLLAYVSGLGPQLAKNIIKYRNENGALSSREALKNIPRLGPKAFEQAAGFLRIRGAANPLDSSAVHPETYHIVEKMAVDMDCSINELMGKEDIRKRIDLARYVTDTIGMPTLTDIMDELKKPGRDPRKQFEQFKFTDGVEKIEDVKPGMRLPGVITNVTAFGAFVDIGVHQDGLVHVSHLADHFVKDPHSVAKVNQKVKVTVLEVDLARNRISLSMKENPEPAAESAPAPKRTAPNVNFRRPPEKRKPEPFNNPFRKLL; via the coding sequence ATGAGTATTGAACATGAGTTGAAGATTGCGGAGGAACTTGGTCTTAAACAAATACAGGTAGATGCGGTTGCAAGGCTCCTTGAGGATGGGGCCACTGTGCCCTTTATTGCCAGGTACAGGAAGGAGGCAACAGGCACACTTGATGAAGTGGCGATTATTAATATCAGGGACAGGCTTGAACAGCTTAAGGAGCTTGATAAACGCAGGGAGAGCATACTTGAATCATTAAAGGAGCGGGAGCTTTTAACTGAAGAACTCAATAATAAAATAATAAATGCCCAGACCATGTCTGAGCTTGAGGATATATATCTGCCATTCAGGCCAAAGAAGAGGACAAGGGCGATAATAGCCAAGGAAAAGGGGCTTGAACCACTTGCTGATATTATCTGGGCGCAGCTTGCTGAAACAGACCCCATAGCCGAGGCCGCAAAATTTATTGATGCTGAAAAGGGCGTAGGGTCAGCAGACGATGCCCTTAGCGGTGCAAGGGATATTATCGCTGAAAAGATAAACGAGGATCAGGCAGCAAGGGAGGCCATGAGGGGTTTCTTTATGGAAAAGAGCATGTTCCAGACCTCTCTTATAAAGGGAAAGGAGACAGAGGGGGCCAAGTTCAAGGACTACTTTGAATGGTCTGAGCCTGTAACAAGCGCACCATCCCACAGGGTGCTGGCCATGAGGCGTGGTGAAAAGGAGGGCTTTATCACCATGAAGGTTACCCCTCCACAGGATGATGCCGTTAAAATTCTTGAGAGGCTTTTTGTTAAGGGTGAATCCCCTGCATCAGCACAGGTGCTTGAGGCGGTTAATGACTGTTACAAGCGGTTACTTTCCATGTCCATGGAGACGGAGGTAAGGCTTGAGACCAAGAAGAGGGCGGATGATACGGCCATATCTGTTTTTTCAAACAACCTCAGGGAACTCTTGCTTGCGCCTTTTCTGGGTCAGAAGAGGGTAATGGCCATAGACCCCGGCATAAGGACAGGGTGCAAGGTGGTCTGCCTTGATGCACAGGGAAAGCTCCTTTACCAGGAGACCATTTACCCATCCGGTTCTGCTGAGGCCATAAGGAGCGCAGAAAATACAATCAGGGTGCTCTGTGTAAAATATAATGTTGAGGCCATCGCTATTGGTAATGGCACGGCAGGGAGAGAGACTGAGACATTTGTAAGGGGCTTAGGTCTTCCGGGAGATATCATAATCTCTATGGTTAATGAGAGCGGTGCATCAGTCTATTCTGCATCAGATGTTGCAAGGCAGGAGTTCCCTGACCTTGATATATCATACAGGGGGGCCGTATCAATAGGCCGAAGGCTCATGGACCCCCTTGCCGAGCTTGTAAAAATCGATCCAAAGTCAATAGGTGTAGGGCAGTACCAGCATGATGTAAACCAGCAGTCACTCAAGGAGGGGCTTGATGATGTGGTGATAAGCTGTGTTAACAGGGTTGGTGTTGAGGTGAATACAGCAAGCGAGCAGCTTCTTGCATATGTATCAGGACTTGGGCCACAGCTTGCCAAAAATATTATAAAATACAGGAATGAAAACGGGGCGCTTTCAAGCCGTGAGGCGCTGAAAAATATACCAAGATTAGGGCCAAAGGCATTTGAACAGGCAGCGGGTTTCTTAAGGATAAGGGGCGCCGCTAACCCCCTTGATTCAAGCGCGGTGCACCCGGAGACATACCATATTGTTGAAAAGATGGCTGTTGACATGGACTGCTCTATTAATGAACTCATGGGTAAGGAGGATATAAGAAAGAGGATAGACCTTGCCAGGTATGTTACCGATACCATCGGTATGCCGACACTCACGGATATCATGGACGAGCTTAAAAAACCTGGCCGTGATCCCAGAAAACAGTTTGAGCAGTTCAAGTTTACAGACGGCGTTGAAAAGATAGAGGATGTAAAACCCGGCATGAGGCTCCCCGGGGTCATCACTAATGTAACCGCCTTTGGCGCATTTGTTGATATAGGTGTTCACCAGGATGGTCTTGTCCATGTGAGTCACCTTGCTGACCATTTTGTAAAGGACCCTCATAGCGTTGCAAAGGTAAACCAGAAGGTAAAGGTGACTGTGCTGGAGGTTGATCTTGCGCGTAACAGGATATCCCTTTCCATGAAGGAAAACCCGGAGCCTGCGGCTGAGTCTGCTCCAGCGCCAAAAAGAACAGCGCCAAACGTGAATTTCAGAAGACCCCCTGAAAAGAGAAAGCCAGAGCCATTTAATAACCCATTCAGAAAACTGCTTTAA